A single Phragmites australis chromosome 4, lpPhrAust1.1, whole genome shotgun sequence DNA region contains:
- the LOC133914917 gene encoding aquaporin TIP3-1-like codes for MRAGRRRFNVGRMVTATDPGTLRGAFAEFLATAIFVFAAEGATLSLGKLYHDKGMVSGLVAVALAHALALAAAVASTMNISGGHVNPAITFGALLGGHICLVRSLVYWIAQLLGAVTAALLLRLTTGGVRLPEYALAAGVEGWHAVVLEAAMAFGLMYAYYATVIDPRKGHVGAVAPLAVGLLAGANVLACGLFDGAVMNPARAFGPAIVGSHRWGNQWVYWAGPLLGAGLAGLVYEHLVINPDDEEPAPNCSSRRA; via the exons ATGAGGGCGGGACGGCGCCGGTTCAACGTCGGCCGCATGGTGACGGCCACAGACCCCGGCACGCTCCGCGGCGCGTTCGCCGAGTTCCTCGCCACCGCCATCTTCGTCTTCGCCGCCGAGGGCGCCACGCTCTCCCTTG GCAAGCTGTACCATGACAAGGGCATGGTGAGCGGGCTGGTGGCCGTGGCGCTTGCGCACGCACTCGCGCTCGCAGCCGCTGTGGCGTCCACCATGAACATCTCCGGTGGGCACGTCAACCCGGCCATCACCTTCGGCGCCCTCCTCGGCGGCCACATCTGCCTCGTCCGGTCGCTCGTCTACTGGATCGCGCAGCTGCTCGGCGCGGTCACCGCCGCACTCCTGCTCAGGCTGACCACCGGAGGCGTG CGGTTGCCAGAGTACGCGCTGGCCGCGGGCGTGGAGGGATGGCACGCGGTGGTGCTGGAGGCGGCGATGGCATTCGGGCTCATGTACGCGTACTACGCGACGGTGATCGACCCCCGGAAGGGCCACGTCGGGGCGGTGGCGCCGCTCGCCGTGGGGCTCCTGGCCGGCGCCAACGTGCTGGCCTGCGGCCTGTTCGACGGCGCGGTGATGAACCCTGCGAGGGCGTTCGGGCCGGCGATCGTGGGCTCGCACCGCTGGGGCAACCAGTGGGTGTACTGGGCGGGGCCCCTGCTCGGCGCTGGCCTCGCCGGTCTCGTCTACGAGCACCTCGTCATCAATCCGGACGACGAGGAGCCCGCGCCCAACTGCAGCAGCCGTAGAGCGTAG